In Lacrimispora indolis DSM 755, a genomic segment contains:
- a CDS encoding branched-chain amino acid transporter permease, translating into MSKNLMAAATIGIVAMITWISRGLPYLLFMKKRPPQIISYLGTVLPASIMLILVIYCLRNTQFTVYPHGAPEIIPVVLVIVMQFWHKNTLISIFSGTLCYMVLIRTVFPI; encoded by the coding sequence ATGAGTAAGAATCTGATGGCCGCAGCAACCATTGGCATTGTTGCAATGATAACATGGATCTCGCGAGGTCTGCCTTATCTTCTGTTTATGAAAAAACGTCCTCCGCAAATAATATCATATCTCGGTACCGTTCTTCCTGCTTCCATTATGCTGATTCTGGTCATCTATTGCCTTAGGAACACTCAATTTACGGTATATCCCCATGGCGCCCCGGAGATTATTCCAGTGGTGCTTGTTATCGTCATGCAATTTTGGCACAAAAATACGCTTATCAGTATCTTTTCAGGAACCCTTTGCTATATGGTTCTGATTCGTACCGTGTTTCCCATATAA
- a CDS encoding AzlC family ABC transporter permease, translated as MKSLNYAIKQIIPLVFSYVFVGLASGILLNKAGYSPIWAFLSALLIYAGSMQIVMVTLMTSGAPLYMIALMTLFINARHIFYGISFIDEFRNIGKQRRSYWKYPYMALTMTDETYSVLCALKCPIGLDKQKVQFYILFLCHILWIISCSSGAVIGNVLPIDMAGIEFSATAFFTAVVVNQWREFESHIPAVIGFISAVLFYFLTGPDHFILPALSVSMILLVILKNHIHKGTLEGRNE; from the coding sequence GTGAAATCACTGAATTATGCCATAAAACAAATAATCCCGTTGGTTTTTTCTTATGTATTTGTGGGCCTGGCAAGCGGTATTCTGCTGAATAAAGCAGGGTATTCACCTATATGGGCATTTTTATCCGCCTTACTGATCTATGCAGGTTCTATGCAGATTGTTATGGTAACACTTATGACCTCCGGTGCTCCGTTATACATGATAGCTCTTATGACACTGTTCATTAATGCCAGGCACATCTTTTACGGCATAAGTTTTATTGATGAATTCCGCAACATAGGAAAACAAAGGAGATCATACTGGAAATATCCTTACATGGCTTTGACAATGACAGATGAAACATACTCTGTCCTATGTGCTTTAAAATGTCCAATTGGGCTGGATAAACAAAAGGTCCAATTCTATATCTTATTCCTTTGCCACATCCTTTGGATTATCAGCTGTTCATCAGGTGCAGTGATTGGAAATGTACTGCCAATTGACATGGCAGGTATTGAATTTTCCGCAACAGCATTTTTTACAGCAGTCGTTGTTAATCAATGGAGAGAATTTGAATCTCATATTCCGGCTGTCATCGGTTTTATAAGCGCAGTATTATTTTACTTTTTAACAGGGCCTGATCATTTCATCCTTCCGGCCCTGTCTGTAAGCATGATTTTATTAGTTATCCTTAAAAACCATATTCATAAAGGGACTCTGGAGGGCAGAAATGAGTAA